Within the Nocardioides aurantiacus genome, the region GCCGCTCCGAGCCCTCGACGAGCGCGATCATCCGGTCGACGAAGGACTGGCCGGGGTCGCTGGTGACCCGCACGGCGATGCGGTCCGAGAGGACCACGGTGCCGCCCGTCACCGCGCTGCGGTCGCCGCCCGACTCCCGGATGACCGGTGCGGACTCGCCGGTGACCGCGGACTCGTCGACGGAGGCGACGCCCTCGACGACGTCGCCGTCGGCGGGGATGCGCTCCCCGGCCTGCACCAGCACCACGTCGTCCCGGCGCAGCGAGCTGCTCGGCACCTCCTCGACGGGCAGCTCCCACCGGTCACCGGCGTGCCGGAGCTGGTCGACGCCGCCGCGCACCCGACGGGCGAGGGTGTCGGTCTGCAGCGCCCGGAGGCTGGCGGCCTGGGCCTTGCCCCGCCCCTCGGCGACGGACTCGGCGAGGGTGCCGAAGAGCACGGTCAGCCAGAGCCAGACGGTGACCGACCAGCCCAGCACGCTCGGGTCGAGGACGGAGAGGACGGTCGTGACGACGGCCCCCAGCTCGACGACGAGCATGACGGGGGTCGCCAGCAGCTCGTGCGGCGAGAGCTTGCGCAACGCCCCGGGGAGCGCCTCGCGGACCTGGGGGGCGGTGAGGGTGCGTGCGGTCACGAGAGGGACTCCACGATCGGGCCCAGCGCGAGCACCGGCACGTAGGTCAGACCGACCAGGACCAGGGCGACACCGGACAGGAGGACGACGAAGAGGGGACGGTGGGTGGGCAGGGTGCCGGGGCCGGGCGGGAGGGTGTGGGCCGAGGCGAGCCGGCCGGCCAGCGCGAGGACCAGCACGATCGGCACGAACCGGCCGAGCAGCATGGCCAGACCGAGCAGGGTGTTCCAGAACGGCGTGCCCGACGTCAGCCCGGCGAACGCGGAGCCGTTGTTGTTGGCGGCCGAGGTCACGGCGTACACCGCCTCGGTGAGGCCGTGGGGCCCGCCCTCCTGCAGCCCCGCGAGACCGGCGGGGGCGGTGAGGGCGACGGCGCTGCCCACGAGCACCAGGACGGGGGTCACCAGCACGTAGACGGCGACGAGGGCCATCTCGTGCTGGCCGATCTTCTTGCCGAGGTACTCCGGGGTGCGACCGACCATGAGGCCGCTGAGGAAGACCGTGACCACGGCCAGCACCAGCATCCCGTACAGGCCCGACCCCACTCCCCCCGGAGCGATCTCGCCGAGCATCATGTTGAACAGCGCGACGCCTCCTCCGGGTGCGGTGAGCGAGTCGTGCATGGAGTTGACCGCGCCCGTCGACGTGCCGGTGGTCACGGCGGCGAACAACGCCGACCCCGCGGTCCCGAACCGCACCTCCTTGCCCTCCATCGCCGCTCCGGCCAGCGTCGGCGCCGACCCCGGCCCCGTCATCTCGGCCCAGGTGAGCAGGGCCACCGAGGTGCCCAGCAACAGCACCATCACGGCGAGGACGGCTCCGCCCTGCCTGCGGTCGCGCACGATCAGGCCGAAGGCCCACGCCATCGCGAGCGGCAGCAGCAGGATCAGGAAGACCTCGAACAGGTTCGAGACGGCGGTCGGGTTCTCGAAGGGATGGGCGGAGTTGACGTTGAAGAAGCCACCTCCGTTGGTCCCCAGCTCCTTGATGGCTTCCTGGGAGGCCACCGGCCCGGTGGTGTAGGCCTGCTCCCCCCCGGTCAGCGTCGACATCGATCGGTGCCCGGCGAGGTTCTGCACCACTCCGAGCGCGACGAGCAGCAGGGCCGACACGACCGCCAGGGGGAGCAGCACCCGCAGCACGGTCCGCACCAGGTCGGCCCAGAAGTTGCCGACCCGGCCCTCTCCCCCGCCCCGGCGGGCCAAGGACCGCGCGAACGCTGCCGCGACCGCCATCCCCGTCCCGGCCGACACGAAGTTCTGCACCGTCAGGCCGGAGGCCTGCAGCAGGTGTCCCGTCGTCGTCTCCCCGGAGTACCACTGCCAGTTGGTGTTGGTCACGAAGCTCACCGCGGTGTTCCAGGCCCCGTCGGACGGGAGGGCCGAGAACCCCAGCGACCCCGGCAGGTGCTGCTGCACGCGCGCGAGCGTGTAGAGGAGCAGCACCCCCGCCAGGGAGAAGCCCAGGACCGACATGGCGTAGGAACGCCAGTGCTGGTCGGCGTCCGGGTCCACGTGCAGCGCCCGGTAGGTGAGGCGCTCGACACCGAGGTGCCGCTCGCTGGTGTAGGTCCGGGCGAGCAGGTTGCCCGCCGCCGGCACCGTGAGGGCGAGGAGGACGGCGAGGACCGCGATCTGACCCAGCGCCGGGCCGAACGCGCTCACCTGTCGTCCCCGTCCGGGCGGCGGTCGATCGACCCGGTCAGGAACGCGAGGAGGGCGAAGCACACGAGGGTCGTCGCCACGTACAGCACATCGGTCACCTGCTCATGACACCGCCCGGACCGTGCTCGGGCCGGGCTCCTTGACGGTCCCTTGACGGCGTAAGCCGCTCCCCTGACGGGTCCTGGACGCCCCCGCGACGCGGGGGGCGACGGACCCGGTCCTCGCCGCGCAGCACCACCCGGCCTCGACGCTGCACGTCACCCCGCGCCCCGACCTCTAGCCTTGGCCGGGTGATGCCGCCCCGCTGGATGCCGGTCGCCCGGGTCGGCGTCGCGCTGCTCGGCTTCTCGGCCGTGGTCACCGAGCTGGCCACGCTGGTCGAGCGCGGCAGCTTCCGGGCCAGCCAGTTCTTCAGCTTCTTCACGATCCAGAGCAACCTGCTCGTCGTGGTGGTCCTGCTCGCCACCGCCCTGGCCGGCGAGCGTCGCAGCCGGTTCCTGGACCGGCTGCGTGGCGCCACGACGGTCTACATGGTGGTCGTGCTCCTGGTCTTCGCGGTGCTGCTCGCCGGCCTCGAGGGCGTCGCCCTCACGGCCGTGCGGTGGGACAACACGGTGCTGCACCAGCTCGTCCCGGTGGCGGTGCTGCTCGACTGGCTGCTCGACCCGCCCGCCGAGCGGATCCCCTGGCGCACCGGCCTGCTGTGGCTGCTCTACCCCCTGCTGTACGCCGCGTGGGCACTGGTCCGCGGGCTGCTGGACGGCTGGTACCCCTACCCGTTCCTCGACCCCGGGACGGGCGGGTACGCCGGCATCGGCACCACCGCCGCCGTGATCGCGGTCGGGGCCGCCGGGCTGGTCTGGCTGGTGACCCGGCTC harbors:
- the kdpA gene encoding potassium-transporting ATPase subunit KdpA, with translation MSAFGPALGQIAVLAVLLALTVPAAGNLLARTYTSERHLGVERLTYRALHVDPDADQHWRSYAMSVLGFSLAGVLLLYTLARVQQHLPGSLGFSALPSDGAWNTAVSFVTNTNWQWYSGETTTGHLLQASGLTVQNFVSAGTGMAVAAAFARSLARRGGGEGRVGNFWADLVRTVLRVLLPLAVVSALLLVALGVVQNLAGHRSMSTLTGGEQAYTTGPVASQEAIKELGTNGGGFFNVNSAHPFENPTAVSNLFEVFLILLLPLAMAWAFGLIVRDRRQGGAVLAVMVLLLGTSVALLTWAEMTGPGSAPTLAGAAMEGKEVRFGTAGSALFAAVTTGTSTGAVNSMHDSLTAPGGGVALFNMMLGEIAPGGVGSGLYGMLVLAVVTVFLSGLMVGRTPEYLGKKIGQHEMALVAVYVLVTPVLVLVGSAVALTAPAGLAGLQEGGPHGLTEAVYAVTSAANNNGSAFAGLTSGTPFWNTLLGLAMLLGRFVPIVLVLALAGRLASAHTLPPGPGTLPTHRPLFVVLLSGVALVLVGLTYVPVLALGPIVESLS
- a CDS encoding Pr6Pr family membrane protein; translation: MPPRWMPVARVGVALLGFSAVVTELATLVERGSFRASQFFSFFTIQSNLLVVVVLLATALAGERRSRFLDRLRGATTVYMVVVLLVFAVLLAGLEGVALTAVRWDNTVLHQLVPVAVLLDWLLDPPAERIPWRTGLLWLLYPLLYAAWALVRGLLDGWYPYPFLDPGTGGYAGIGTTAAVIAVGAAGLVWLVTRLPLPPRASR